Proteins encoded together in one Oncorhynchus mykiss isolate Arlee chromosome 7, USDA_OmykA_1.1, whole genome shotgun sequence window:
- the LOC110528607 gene encoding 60S ribosomal protein L32, whose product MAALRPLKRPKIVKKRVKKFIRHQSDRYVKVKQNWRKPRGIDNRVRRRFKGQMLMPNIGYGSNKKTKHMLPSGFRKFLVHNIKELEVLMMSNKTHAAEIAHNVSSKNRKLIVERAAQLAIKITNPNARLRSEEHE is encoded by the exons ATGGCAGCTCTCAGGCCTCTGAAAAGGCCTAAGATTGTCAAGAAGAGGGTGAAGAAGTTCATCAGACATCAGTCAGACCGCTATGTGAAAGTCAAG CAAAACTGGCGTAAACCCCGAGGAATCGACAACAGGGTGCGGCGGCGCTTCAAGGGCCAGATGCTGATGCCCAACATCGGCTACGGCAGCAACAAGAAGACCAAACACATGCTGCCCTCCGGCTTCAGGAAGTTCCTGGTGCACAACATCAAGGAGCTGGAGGTCCTCATGATGAGCAACAA GACCCATGCTGCAGAGATAGCCCACAATGTGTCGTCAAAGAACAGGAAGTTGATCGTGGAGAGGGCAGCTCAGCTTGCTATTAAGATCACCAACCCCAACGCCAGGCTACGCAGCGAGGAACACGAGTGA